A genomic window from Xyrauchen texanus isolate HMW12.3.18 chromosome 15, RBS_HiC_50CHRs, whole genome shotgun sequence includes:
- the mettl6 gene encoding tRNA N(3)-methylcytidine methyltransferase METTL6 has translation MSVAGELDSVDSSPGFPNQFSDPSERTLTPEEMEKLKNDRVLMSEFKQLKLETEAQKNWDLFYKRNTTNFFKDRHWTTREFDELKNCREQNALYCTEQCLAFQCDLTKDDLPATIQADTVDVATLIFVLSAIHPDKMQQALENIFKVLKQGGIVLFRDYGLYDHAMLRFKSGNKLGDNFYVRQDGTRSFFFSREYLASLFQQIGVETPVNEYVLRETVNKKEGLCVPRVFLQSKFRKPVPSQPPR, from the exons ATGTCAGTGGCCGGTGAGTTGGACTCTGTTGATTCCAGCCCTGGTTTTCCCAATCAGTTTTCGGATCCGAGTGAAAGGACACTGACACCAGAAGAGATGGAGAAACTGAAGAATGACAGGGTATTAATGTCAGAATTCAAGCAGCTGAAACTCGAAACAGAAGCTCAGAAAAACTGGGACTTGTTTTATAAAAGGAATACAACCAACTTTTTCAAAGACAGACATTGGACCACCCGAGAGTTTGATGAACTGAAAAACTGCAGAGAG CAAAATGCATTATATTGCACAGAGCAATGCCTTGCTTTTCAGTGTGACCTCACTAAGGATGATCTGCCGGCTACTATACAAGCAGATACAGTTGATGTAGCCACACTTATATTTGTTCTGTCTGCAATACATCCTGACAAGATGCAACAAGCCCTAGAAAACATATTTAAG GTATTAAAACAAGGAGGTATTGTCCTATTCAGGGACTATGGACTGTATGACCATGCCATGCTGAGATTTAAATCAGGCAACAAACTGGGGGATAATTTCTATGTGAGGCAGGATGGAACTCGCTCCTTTTTCTTCTCTAGAG AATACCTGGCAAGTTTGTTCCAACAGATAGGAGTCGAGACTCCTGTGAACGAGTATGTGCTAAGAGAAACAGTGAATAAAAAAGAGGGTCTGTGTGTTCCCAGAGTGTTCCTGCAGAGTAAATTCAGAAAGCCTGTTCCCTCACAACCTCCAAGATAA
- the cfap418 gene encoding cilia- and flagella-associated protein 418 isoform X2 has protein sequence MADDLDDLLDEVESKFCCSSSSSKQPSSDLKRTKRNCVKEEEKKESRKQGCKGSEYKNDDIDAVLQEILDDDYQPISTNGPIAAKNSTSDSCSQTISKCFPVFLGGSSVPHGIGTSISQRACNQLRCTSCDFGVAIFDDLEWDSSCDYLFLRNNMPDYYKLKAKLRRKNGGRAYACQCSWHSALSLSDLRDQHQLKWVCGKHKA, from the exons ATGGCGGATGATTTGGACGATTTACTTGATGAAGTCGAATCAAAGTTTTGTTGCAGCAGTTCGTCATCAAAACAACCATCTAGTGATTTAAAAAGAACGAAACGAAACTGCGTGAaggaggaggaaaagaaagaGTCGAG AAAACAGGGGTGCAAAGGAAGTGAATACAAAAATGATGATATTGATGCTGTACTACAGGAAATATTGGATGATGATTATCAGCCCATAAGTACAAAT GGACCTATTGCAGCAAAGAATTCCACAAGTGACTCATGTTCTCAGACAATATCCAA GTGTTTCCCCGTGTTCCTTGGTGGAAGTTCTGTACCACATGGAATTGGAACCAGCATTTCTCAAAG GGCCTGCAACCAGTTGAGGTGCACATCTTGCGACTTTGGTGTAGCCATATTTGATGATCTTGAGTGGGACTCATCCTGCGACTATTTATTTCTCAG gaATAACATGCCAGACTATTACAAATTAAAAGCGAAACTGAGAAGGAAAAATGGTGGGCGGGCGTATGCCTGCCAGTGTAGTTGGCACTCTGCCCTGTCGCTCTCGGACCTGAGAGACCAACACCAGCTAAAGTGGGTTTGTGGCAAACACAAAGCATGA
- the cfap418 gene encoding cilia- and flagella-associated protein 418 isoform X1, with protein sequence MADDLDDLLDEVESKFCCSSSSSKQPSSDLKRTKRNCVKEEEKKESRKQGCKGSEYKNDDIDAVLQEILDDDYQPISTNGPIAAKNSTSDSCSQTISKCFPVFLGGSSVPHGIGTSISQRACNQLRCTSCDFGVAIFDDLEWDSSCDYLFLRNNMPDYYKLKAKLRRKNGGRAYACQCSWHSALSLSDLRDQHQLNKKCFVPSSSQN encoded by the exons ATGGCGGATGATTTGGACGATTTACTTGATGAAGTCGAATCAAAGTTTTGTTGCAGCAGTTCGTCATCAAAACAACCATCTAGTGATTTAAAAAGAACGAAACGAAACTGCGTGAaggaggaggaaaagaaagaGTCGAG AAAACAGGGGTGCAAAGGAAGTGAATACAAAAATGATGATATTGATGCTGTACTACAGGAAATATTGGATGATGATTATCAGCCCATAAGTACAAAT GGACCTATTGCAGCAAAGAATTCCACAAGTGACTCATGTTCTCAGACAATATCCAA GTGTTTCCCCGTGTTCCTTGGTGGAAGTTCTGTACCACATGGAATTGGAACCAGCATTTCTCAAAG GGCCTGCAACCAGTTGAGGTGCACATCTTGCGACTTTGGTGTAGCCATATTTGATGATCTTGAGTGGGACTCATCCTGCGACTATTTATTTCTCAG gaATAACATGCCAGACTATTACAAATTAAAAGCGAAACTGAGAAGGAAAAATGGTGGGCGGGCGTATGCCTGCCAGTGTAGTTGGCACTCTGCCCTGTCGCTCTCGGACCTGAGAGACCAACACCAGCTAAA CAAGAAATGCTTTGTTCCCTCTTCCTCACAAAACTGA